The following are encoded together in the Parabacteroides chongii genome:
- a CDS encoding TonB-dependent receptor plug domain-containing protein has translation MLKQLYITLFILFFALSAQAKDVKGHVFDDNDQPIIGANVYWEGTQQGTTTDVDGAFKLKTREGANKLVVSYIGYETFILSVTNVDEPLMIKLKGEVTLEEVVISERKMGTIASRTSVLQTQKITYDELCRAACCNLAESFETNPSVDVSYADAATGARQIKLLGLAGTYVQMLTENYPNFRGAASLYGLDYVPGAWMESIQVSKGTSSVKNGYEALAGQINVEFKKPPTADIFSVNLFGSDAGRYEGNADASWHINDKVSTGLLVHYSNDKKQHDGNDDGFLDTPLREQVNLMNRWYHKLDNYVAQYGVRYLHESRTGGQATKHHDFTDPYKVHLNTNRAELYTKQAYIIDKEKVESVALILSGSYHEQKSMYDRTPYNVYQNNVYASLLYEKEFSPAHSLSTGLSMNYDGFDENLLQNGVRNVFDRTEVVPGAYVQYTYNLNDKLIVLGGIRADYSSLYDFFVTPRVHIKYNPFDWFHVRASAGKGFRTANILAENNFLLSSSRKMNIADNLDQEEAWNAGVNLAFYIPLFGKELTLNGEWYYTDFRKQVVVDMDSDPHAVSFYNLDGKSYSNSFQVEATYPFFRGFTLTAAYRYTDAKTDYRNAAGVTQRLKKPLVSDYKGLLTASYQTPLKKWQFDLTGQFNGGGRMPTPDATNPLWEPDFNAYTVVNAQITKYFRRWSVYLGAENLFDYKQSHPIIDAGNPRGENFDGSMVWGPVHGRKIYAGLRFNISRD, from the coding sequence ATGTTGAAACAACTCTATATTACTCTATTTATACTATTCTTCGCCCTCTCTGCCCAGGCGAAAGATGTAAAAGGGCATGTATTTGATGATAATGACCAACCGATAATCGGAGCGAATGTCTATTGGGAAGGAACCCAGCAAGGGACGACGACCGATGTAGACGGTGCTTTCAAACTGAAAACAAGGGAAGGCGCGAATAAACTGGTCGTAAGTTATATCGGTTATGAGACTTTTATCTTATCGGTTACGAATGTAGACGAGCCTTTGATGATAAAGCTGAAAGGGGAAGTCACCCTGGAAGAGGTCGTGATCAGCGAACGTAAGATGGGTACGATCGCTTCAAGAACCAGTGTCCTGCAGACGCAGAAGATCACGTACGACGAACTGTGCCGTGCCGCCTGTTGTAACCTGGCAGAGAGTTTCGAGACAAACCCGTCCGTCGATGTCTCCTATGCGGATGCGGCAACCGGAGCACGGCAAATCAAATTGTTGGGACTGGCAGGAACTTATGTTCAGATGCTGACCGAGAATTATCCGAATTTCCGCGGGGCTGCTTCTCTTTACGGACTGGATTATGTGCCTGGTGCCTGGATGGAAAGTATCCAGGTTTCTAAAGGGACTTCTTCCGTAAAGAATGGCTATGAGGCATTGGCGGGTCAGATCAATGTGGAATTTAAGAAACCGCCGACGGCAGATATCTTTTCCGTGAACCTGTTCGGTAGTGATGCAGGTCGTTATGAGGGGAATGCGGATGCTTCCTGGCATATCAATGACAAGGTCTCTACCGGTTTGCTGGTGCATTATTCAAATGATAAGAAGCAGCATGACGGCAATGACGACGGTTTCCTGGATACGCCGTTGCGGGAACAGGTCAACCTGATGAACCGCTGGTATCATAAACTGGATAATTACGTCGCCCAGTATGGTGTCCGTTATCTGCACGAAAGCCGTACAGGGGGACAAGCCACCAAACATCATGATTTTACCGATCCTTACAAGGTGCATCTGAATACGAACCGGGCGGAACTGTATACAAAACAAGCCTATATTATTGACAAGGAGAAAGTGGAAAGTGTAGCATTGATCCTCTCGGGTTCCTACCATGAGCAGAAATCCATGTATGACCGTACTCCTTACAATGTGTATCAGAACAATGTGTATGCGAGCCTGCTTTACGAGAAAGAGTTTTCTCCGGCGCATAGCCTGAGTACCGGTCTGAGTATGAATTATGACGGTTTCGATGAAAACCTGTTGCAGAATGGAGTGCGCAATGTTTTTGACCGGACGGAAGTGGTGCCGGGAGCTTATGTGCAATATACGTATAATCTGAATGACAAGTTGATTGTGTTGGGTGGTATCCGGGCTGATTACAGCTCTTTGTATGACTTCTTTGTCACGCCTCGCGTACATATTAAGTATAACCCGTTCGACTGGTTCCATGTCCGTGCTTCTGCCGGTAAAGGATTCCGTACGGCGAATATACTTGCAGAGAATAACTTCCTGCTGTCGAGTAGCCGTAAAATGAATATTGCCGACAATCTGGATCAGGAAGAAGCCTGGAATGCGGGAGTCAATCTGGCTTTCTACATCCCGTTGTTCGGTAAAGAACTGACGCTTAACGGAGAATGGTATTACACTGATTTCCGGAAACAGGTCGTAGTCGATATGGACAGCGATCCTCATGCCGTGAGCTTTTATAACCTGGACGGCAAATCTTATTCGAACAGTTTTCAGGTAGAGGCTACCTATCCTTTTTTCCGCGGATTTACCCTGACAGCCGCATACCGTTATACGGATGCAAAAACCGATTACCGGAATGCTGCAGGCGTAACGCAGCGATTGAAGAAGCCGCTGGTCAGCGATTACAAGGGGCTGCTGACCGCTTCCTATCAAACACCGTTGAAGAAATGGCAGTTCGACCTGACCGGCCAGTTCAACGGAGGAGGCCGGATGCCGACACCGGATGCGACAAATCCGCTGTGGGAACCCGACTTTAACGCATATACAGTTGTGAATGCGCAAATTACAAAGTATTTTCGCAGATGGTCTGTTTATCTAGGTGCGGAGAACCTGTTTGATTATAAACAATCCCATCCTATTATAGACGCCGGAAATCCGAGAGGGGAGAACTTCGACGGTTCGATGGTCTGGGGACCGGTTCACGGACGGAAAATATATGCCGGCTTGCGCTTCAACATCAGTCGTGATTAA
- a CDS encoding heavy-metal-associated domain-containing protein codes for MKQFVVALICAVFTFSSAYAQDAKKKKDKVTFFVEGMECANCQKKVEKNISFEKGVTDMKCDLTTRTVEVTYKTDKTSKTKLASAFKKIGMEAVPVDDGAGCPVSPAKKN; via the coding sequence ATGAAACAGTTTGTAGTAGCATTAATCTGCGCCGTATTTACTTTTTCTTCGGCCTATGCACAAGATGCAAAAAAGAAAAAGGACAAAGTTACTTTCTTCGTGGAAGGAATGGAATGTGCCAATTGCCAGAAAAAGGTAGAAAAGAATATCTCGTTCGAAAAGGGAGTGACCGATATGAAGTGCGACCTGACAACCCGTACGGTAGAGGTCACTTACAAGACGGATAAGACATCGAAAACGAAATTAGCTTCAGCCTTTAAAAAGATAGGCATGGAAGCAGTGCCGGTAGACGACGGTGCCGGTTGTCCGGTCAGTCCTGCGAAAAAAAATTAA
- a CDS encoding RNA polymerase sigma factor: protein MDESQLINGCRKGDRLAQKELYERYSRRMMGVCLRYVNDRETARDLLQDGFVKVFTSMDSFSGTGSFEGWMRKIFVNCALEYLRKSDVLRESTDLDNTAELIQPAGSVISDMSAAELMKLVQELPAGFRTVFNLFAIEGYSHKEISDMLNITESTSRSQFTRAKQMLQKRINALY, encoded by the coding sequence ATGGACGAGTCACAACTGATAAATGGTTGTAGGAAGGGGGACAGGCTGGCTCAGAAAGAGCTTTACGAGAGGTATTCCCGCAGGATGATGGGAGTTTGTCTGCGTTATGTGAACGACAGGGAGACTGCCCGCGATTTGTTGCAGGATGGATTCGTGAAAGTTTTTACCAGTATGGACTCTTTTTCGGGAACTGGTTCATTTGAGGGATGGATGCGTAAGATCTTTGTAAATTGTGCATTGGAGTATTTGCGTAAATCAGATGTGTTGCGCGAATCGACAGACTTGGATAACACGGCTGAATTGATACAGCCGGCTGGTTCCGTTATCTCGGATATGTCGGCGGCGGAGTTGATGAAGCTGGTGCAGGAGTTGCCGGCAGGTTTTCGTACCGTATTCAACTTGTTCGCGATCGAAGGATATTCGCATAAGGAGATCAGTGATATGCTGAATATAACGGAGAGTACGTCACGTTCACAGTTCACGCGCGCCAAACAGATGTTGCAAAAGAGGATTAACGCTTTGTATTAA
- a CDS encoding porin family protein: MEKERDTIDDLFRSKLYDFEEETMPGDWEAIADRLPGKAPVPFRRTLRYWAAAAVVSLLMITSGVYLFRSEKEPPPVADRIEQETKKMETELAKESEVPVTAIQPVEEQIPATPIAKVQQPVVRETYKAAVKVADTEPAVISSDDDMEEKAEVIIHSDETDVVETEDVVQDHPEVGSANDPRSLVADAAPAGKKEKTVSPRRWGFGMGGGSVTTGTSNSLNTYVLKNTSLTDQELLFLNSANFENSTRRTNVKHKTPVSVGMSVSYSLNNRFALVTGLNYSLLSSSWETTDTYHNKTSQKLHFIGVPLSLSYKIAEWKRFQVYAAAGVMTEVNVSGKLVTKKYMHKELYEKESEHIRMKEWMWSVNARAGVSYPLLRFVSLYAEVGADYYFDNGSSIETVRSEKPFNVNLQAGFRLGF, from the coding sequence ATGGAAAAGGAAAGAGATACAATAGATGATTTGTTCCGCTCGAAATTGTATGATTTTGAGGAGGAGACAATGCCGGGCGACTGGGAGGCTATAGCCGATCGTTTGCCGGGTAAAGCACCGGTACCTTTCCGCCGGACTTTGCGCTACTGGGCTGCGGCAGCGGTTGTTTCGCTGTTGATGATAACAAGTGGCGTTTATTTGTTCAGATCAGAGAAGGAGCCACCTCCGGTTGCTGACAGGATCGAACAGGAAACAAAGAAAATGGAAACAGAGCTGGCAAAAGAGTCGGAAGTACCGGTTACTGCCATACAGCCTGTAGAAGAGCAAATACCTGCAACACCGATAGCTAAAGTGCAACAACCGGTGGTGCGTGAAACATATAAGGCGGCTGTAAAGGTTGCCGATACTGAACCTGCTGTTATTTCTTCAGATGATGATATGGAGGAGAAAGCAGAAGTAATAATACATTCGGATGAAACTGATGTGGTTGAAACAGAAGATGTTGTACAGGATCATCCGGAAGTAGGTTCTGCTAATGATCCCCGTTCGTTGGTAGCAGACGCTGCTCCGGCAGGTAAGAAAGAGAAGACTGTTTCTCCGCGTCGTTGGGGATTCGGAATGGGAGGCGGTAGTGTTACTACAGGGACAAGTAATTCGTTGAATACATATGTCTTGAAGAATACATCGTTGACAGATCAGGAGTTGTTATTCCTGAATTCTGCTAATTTTGAGAATTCAACTCGAAGAACGAACGTGAAGCATAAGACACCGGTTTCTGTGGGTATGTCGGTAAGTTATTCTTTGAATAATCGGTTTGCTTTAGTTACCGGTCTGAATTATTCTTTATTGTCTTCTTCTTGGGAAACAACCGATACCTATCATAATAAAACGAGTCAAAAGCTCCATTTTATAGGTGTACCGTTGTCTTTGTCTTATAAAATAGCAGAGTGGAAACGTTTCCAGGTGTATGCTGCTGCAGGAGTCATGACAGAAGTGAATGTGTCTGGTAAATTGGTTACGAAAAAATATATGCATAAAGAATTATACGAAAAAGAGTCTGAACATATCCGGATGAAAGAATGGATGTGGTCTGTTAATGCCCGTGCCGGTGTCAGTTATCCGCTGCTCCGTTTCGTAAGCCTTTATGCTGAAGTGGGAGCGGATTATTACTTCGATAACGGAAGTTCCATCGAAACCGTTCGTTCTGAGAAACCATTTAATGTAAATCTGCAGGCCGGTTTCCGGTTAGGTTTTTAA
- the trxA gene encoding thioredoxin: METFKDIINGDKPVLVDFFATWCGPCKVMSPTVEALGKEVAGQARVLKIDVDKNEAVANLYRIQSVPTLIIFKKGEIVWRTSGVVEKRVLLEQIQKFKN, from the coding sequence ATGGAAACTTTCAAAGATATTATAAACGGAGATAAACCTGTATTAGTAGACTTTTTCGCCACTTGGTGTGGTCCATGTAAAGTAATGAGCCCGACAGTTGAAGCATTGGGTAAGGAAGTGGCAGGGCAAGCACGTGTCCTGAAAATCGATGTAGACAAAAATGAGGCTGTAGCCAATCTGTATCGGATTCAATCCGTTCCGACATTGATCATTTTCAAGAAAGGTGAAATAGTCTGGCGTACTTCCGGTGTTGTGGAGAAAAGAGTTCTCCTAGAACAAATACAGAAGTTTAAAAATTAG
- a CDS encoding GNAT family N-acetyltransferase yields the protein MDTEFINLTTDNLADEHLCCIIRTKKRHPGVEAKRQWLSERLNEGHVFRKLNAKATVFIEYAPLETAWVPITGDNYYYIYCLWTLGSYKGKGYGKSLMEYCIADAKEKGKSGICMLGAKKQKSWLSDQSFAKKFGFETVDVTDNGYELLALSFDGIKPTFAHNVKKQGIENKELTIYYDVQCPYIDQKIGIVRQYCETNDVPVSFIQVDTLQKAKELPCVFNNWAVFYKGHFETVNLLQDAASLMRILKK from the coding sequence ATGGATACAGAATTTATAAACTTAACAACAGACAATCTTGCAGATGAGCATTTGTGTTGCATTATCCGTACTAAAAAGCGCCATCCTGGTGTTGAGGCAAAGCGGCAATGGCTTTCTGAACGGCTGAATGAAGGTCATGTCTTTAGAAAGTTGAATGCAAAGGCCACGGTTTTTATAGAGTATGCCCCTTTGGAAACAGCCTGGGTTCCCATAACGGGTGATAATTATTATTATATCTATTGCTTATGGACTTTGGGTAGTTACAAAGGGAAAGGGTATGGGAAGTCGCTGATGGAATATTGTATAGCCGATGCTAAAGAAAAGGGTAAATCCGGTATTTGTATGCTAGGAGCAAAAAAACAAAAATCCTGGCTTTCCGACCAGTCGTTTGCGAAGAAGTTTGGCTTTGAGACTGTTGATGTTACCGATAATGGATATGAATTGCTGGCACTCTCTTTTGACGGAATAAAGCCGACGTTTGCACATAATGTAAAGAAACAGGGAATCGAAAACAAAGAACTGACAATTTATTATGATGTGCAGTGTCCTTATATCGATCAAAAAATCGGGATTGTCAGACAGTATTGTGAAACGAATGATGTTCCTGTATCTTTCATCCAAGTGGATACCCTACAAAAAGCTAAGGAGCTACCTTGTGTTTTCAACAACTGGGCAGTGTTTTATAAAGGACATTTTGAGACGGTGAATTTATTACAGGATGCTGCCAGCTTAATGAGAATACTCAAAAAGTAA
- the hisH gene encoding imidazole glycerol phosphate synthase subunit HisH produces the protein MDVAIIKYNAGNIYSVSYALKRLGVSPVITADPEVLSKADKVIFPGVGEAQTTMDYLKEHKLDAVIKDLKQPVLGICLGMQLMCRHSEEGDAECLGIFDAEVKKFVPHRHEDKVPHMGWNTITQVKDGLFTAQLENKFVYFVHSYYVPVNEYTAATTNYIQPFSASLHKDNFYATQFHPEKSGSVGEVILRNFLKL, from the coding sequence ATGGACGTCGCCATTATTAAGTATAATGCCGGAAATATCTACTCAGTGAGTTATGCCTTGAAAAGATTAGGTGTAAGTCCAGTGATTACAGCCGACCCGGAAGTATTAAGTAAAGCAGATAAGGTAATTTTCCCCGGTGTAGGGGAAGCACAGACTACCATGGATTATCTGAAAGAACATAAACTGGATGCTGTTATTAAGGATCTGAAACAACCCGTACTGGGTATTTGTCTGGGTATGCAATTAATGTGTCGTCATTCTGAAGAAGGAGATGCAGAATGCCTGGGGATTTTTGATGCGGAAGTAAAGAAGTTCGTGCCCCATCGCCATGAGGACAAGGTGCCCCATATGGGATGGAATACGATCACACAAGTTAAAGACGGTTTATTTACCGCACAATTGGAGAACAAATTTGTTTACTTCGTACATAGTTATTATGTACCGGTAAATGAATATACGGCTGCAACCACGAATTATATTCAACCGTTCAGTGCTTCGCTGCATAAAGACAATTTTTATGCAACGCAGTTCCATCCGGAGAAGAGCGGTTCAGTCGGTGAAGTGATTCTGAGGAACTTTCTAAAATTGTAA
- the hisA gene encoding 1-(5-phosphoribosyl)-5-[(5-phosphoribosylamino)methylideneamino]imidazole-4-carboxamide isomerase, producing MIELIPAIDLIDGKCVRLTQGDYDTKKVYNEDPLEVAKMFEAHGICRLHVVDLDGARQGRIINYRVLERLATRTSLVIDFGGGLKQEDDLEIAFESGAQMVTGGSIAVKNPEVFTSWIRKFGSEKIILGADAKEKKIAISGWEETTDKELIPFIREYYDKGITKVICTDISRDGMLQGPAIGLYEEIREAIPFLYIIASGGVSSIEDIEKLAEAGIPAVIFGKAIYEGKIELKDLLRFT from the coding sequence ATGATCGAGCTTATCCCAGCTATAGATTTGATTGATGGCAAATGTGTACGCCTTACGCAAGGCGACTATGATACGAAAAAAGTGTATAACGAAGATCCGCTGGAAGTAGCGAAGATGTTCGAAGCGCATGGTATCTGTCGCTTGCATGTGGTTGATCTGGATGGTGCCCGTCAGGGACGGATCATCAACTACCGCGTATTGGAAAGACTGGCTACACGCACCTCTCTGGTGATCGATTTCGGCGGAGGTCTGAAGCAGGAAGATGATTTGGAGATCGCATTCGAAAGCGGTGCCCAGATGGTGACCGGTGGAAGTATAGCGGTAAAAAATCCAGAGGTTTTTACTTCCTGGATCCGGAAGTTCGGAAGCGAAAAGATTATATTGGGAGCTGATGCGAAAGAGAAAAAGATTGCCATCAGCGGGTGGGAAGAGACTACTGATAAAGAACTGATCCCTTTCATCCGGGAGTATTACGACAAGGGAATCACGAAAGTGATCTGTACGGATATCAGCCGCGATGGCATGTTACAGGGACCGGCTATCGGATTGTATGAGGAGATACGGGAGGCAATCCCTTTTCTATATATCATAGCCAGCGGAGGAGTCAGTTCGATTGAAGATATAGAAAAACTGGCTGAAGCAGGAATACCGGCGGTAATTTTCGGCAAGGCCATCTACGAAGGAAAGATCGAATTAAAGGATCTGCTTCGTTTTACCTGA
- the hisF gene encoding imidazole glycerol phosphate synthase subunit HisF, which yields MLAKRIVPCLDIKDGKTVKGINFVNFRDAGDPVELGSQYSREGADELVYLDITASHEGRKTFTELVKKVAANISIPFTVGGGINELKDVDRLLSAGADKVSINSAALRNPSLIEEIAKNFGSQVCVVAIDANYENGDWLCYLNGGRIPTEKHLYQWASEAESRGAGEILFTSMTHDGVKDGYANEALSALADNLHIPVIASGGAGKMEHFRDTFAEGKADAALAASVFHFGEIGIADLKQYLNKEGINVRI from the coding sequence ATGCTAGCCAAGAGAATAGTACCCTGTCTGGATATCAAAGATGGAAAAACAGTAAAAGGAATTAATTTTGTGAACTTCCGCGACGCAGGCGATCCGGTCGAACTGGGGTCACAATACAGCCGGGAGGGAGCCGACGAGCTTGTCTACCTGGATATAACCGCTTCGCATGAAGGCCGTAAAACCTTCACTGAACTGGTCAAAAAAGTAGCCGCTAATATCAGTATCCCTTTTACGGTGGGAGGCGGCATTAACGAACTGAAAGACGTAGACCGTCTGTTGAGTGCCGGTGCCGACAAGGTATCGATCAACTCGGCGGCACTGCGCAACCCTTCGCTGATCGAAGAGATCGCGAAGAATTTCGGAAGCCAGGTCTGTGTGGTCGCCATCGATGCGAACTACGAGAACGGAGACTGGCTCTGCTATCTGAACGGAGGCCGTATCCCGACGGAGAAGCATCTTTATCAGTGGGCTTCTGAAGCCGAAAGCCGCGGAGCAGGCGAGATCCTGTTCACCAGTATGACGCACGACGGTGTAAAAGACGGATATGCCAATGAGGCACTCTCGGCTTTGGCTGACAACCTGCATATTCCGGTCATCGCTTCGGGAGGAGCCGGCAAGATGGAACATTTCCGTGATACCTTTGCAGAAGGAAAAGCGGATGCCGCGCTGGCTGCCAGCGTATTCCATTTCGGGGAGATCGGCATAGCCGACCTGAAGCAGTATCTGAATAAAGAAGGAATCAATGTAAGAATATAA
- the hisIE gene encoding bifunctional phosphoribosyl-AMP cyclohydrolase/phosphoribosyl-ATP diphosphatase HisIE produces the protein MKLDFEKMGGLIPAIVQDNNTNKVLMLGFMNEEAYEETKETGKVTFFSRTKNRLWMKGETSGNTLQVVSMMVDCDNDTILIKAIPAGPVCHTGADTCFGEKNKEDIMFLKYLQDFIEQRRQEMPEGSYTTSLFLKGVNRMAQKVGEEAVETVIEATNGTEEGFIYEASDLVYHLIVLLTSKGLRLEDLARELKKRHKG, from the coding sequence ATGAAATTAGATTTTGAAAAAATGGGCGGACTTATCCCGGCAATCGTTCAGGATAACAATACCAACAAAGTATTGATGCTGGGTTTTATGAATGAAGAAGCCTATGAAGAAACAAAGGAAACAGGCAAGGTAACCTTCTTCAGTCGTACGAAGAACCGTTTGTGGATGAAAGGTGAAACCAGCGGTAACACCTTGCAGGTGGTGAGTATGATGGTGGATTGCGATAACGATACCATCCTTATCAAGGCTATTCCGGCCGGTCCGGTTTGCCATACAGGAGCTGATACTTGTTTCGGCGAAAAGAATAAGGAAGACATCATGTTCCTGAAATATCTGCAGGACTTTATCGAACAGCGCCGTCAGGAGATGCCGGAAGGTTCTTATACCACTTCCTTGTTCTTGAAAGGAGTGAACCGTATGGCGCAGAAGGTAGGGGAAGAAGCTGTCGAGACCGTGATCGAAGCAACCAACGGAACAGAAGAAGGCTTTATTTATGAAGCATCCGACCTGGTTTATCATCTGATCGTATTATTGACCAGCAAAGGTCTTCGTCTGGAAGATCTGGCACGCGAATTAAAGAAAAGACATAAAGGATAA
- a CDS encoding cell division ATP-binding protein FtsE, whose protein sequence is MEDTTLLRLEGVEICRDENVILHNASFTLRNGEFVYVIGKVGSGKSSLLKSLYCEIPISQGDAWLLDYNLCKMKRKDIPYLRRKLGIVFQDFQLLTDRSVIKNLEFVLRATGWKKKSEIKERIEEVLHQVGMQTKGYKMPHELSGGEQQRIVIARALLNDPELILADEPTGNLDPETSGQIVQLLHDICQKGTAVIMTTHNYTLVHNYPARIVKCENACLGDVGE, encoded by the coding sequence ATGGAAGATACAACACTGCTCAGACTGGAAGGCGTAGAAATCTGTCGCGACGAAAATGTCATACTGCATAATGCCTCTTTTACCTTGCGTAACGGGGAGTTTGTGTATGTAATCGGGAAAGTAGGCTCCGGAAAGAGCAGTCTGTTGAAATCCTTGTATTGCGAAATCCCGATCAGTCAGGGCGATGCCTGGCTGTTGGATTACAATCTCTGTAAGATGAAACGGAAGGACATACCCTATCTTCGCCGTAAGCTGGGTATTGTTTTTCAGGATTTTCAGTTGCTTACCGACCGCTCGGTGATCAAAAATCTGGAGTTCGTCCTGCGGGCGACCGGATGGAAGAAAAAGAGCGAGATCAAAGAACGCATCGAAGAGGTGCTTCATCAGGTAGGCATGCAGACCAAAGGATATAAGATGCCGCACGAACTGTCGGGCGGCGAACAACAGCGTATCGTGATAGCAAGAGCACTCCTGAATGACCCTGAACTTATATTGGCCGACGAGCCTACAGGTAATCTGGACCCGGAAACAAGCGGGCAGATCGTACAGCTTCTGCATGATATTTGCCAGAAAGGTACGGCGGTGATTATGACCACGCATAACTATACACTGGTACATAATTATCCCGCCCGTATAGTAAAATGTGAGAATGCATGCCTCGGTGATGTCGGAGAATGA
- a CDS encoding aspartate kinase, which produces MKVLKFGGTSVGSAQRMKEVAKLICSGDRNIVVLSAMSGTTNSLVEISDYLYKKNPDGANEIINKLAQKYYGHIEELYSTDEYKQKAKELVKSHFDYIRTFTKDLFTLFEEKVVLAQGELISTGMMNLYLNETGVNSVLLPALEYMRTDKNAEPDPVYIKERLVKQLNEHKDADLYITQGYICRNAYGEVDNLQRGGSDYSASLIGAAVNAEEIQIWTDIDGMHNNDPRIVDKTSPVRNLHFEEAAELAYFGAKILHPTCILPAKLNNIPVRLLNTMQPEAPGTLISNETEKGKIKAVAAKDNIISIKVKSGRMLLATGFLRKVFEIFENYQTPIDMVTTSEVGVSVTIDNRKHLEEIVDDLKKYGTVTVDEDMVIVCVVGDLEWDNVGFEARIVQAMKDVPVRMISYGGSNYNVSLLIKSADKKKALQALSDHLFNN; this is translated from the coding sequence ATGAAAGTTTTAAAGTTTGGCGGTACTTCTGTGGGATCTGCACAGAGAATGAAAGAGGTAGCAAAATTGATTTGCTCAGGCGACCGTAATATTGTCGTATTGTCTGCCATGTCAGGTACAACCAACTCGTTGGTTGAGATATCCGACTACCTGTACAAGAAGAATCCGGATGGTGCAAATGAAATCATCAATAAGCTTGCGCAGAAATATTACGGACATATCGAAGAACTGTACAGCACCGACGAATATAAGCAGAAAGCCAAAGAACTTGTAAAATCTCATTTCGATTATATCCGTACTTTCACGAAAGACCTGTTCACCTTGTTTGAAGAAAAGGTCGTGCTGGCTCAGGGAGAACTGATCTCTACCGGTATGATGAACCTGTATCTGAATGAAACCGGCGTGAACTCCGTCCTGCTTCCTGCTTTGGAATATATGCGTACGGACAAGAATGCTGAACCGGATCCCGTTTATATTAAGGAACGTCTGGTAAAACAGCTGAACGAACATAAAGATGCCGACTTATATATCACTCAGGGATATATCTGCCGGAATGCCTACGGCGAGGTCGATAACCTGCAGCGTGGCGGCAGCGACTATAGCGCTTCCCTGATCGGTGCGGCTGTGAATGCGGAAGAAATCCAGATATGGACGGATATCGACGGTATGCATAATAACGATCCGCGTATCGTTGACAAAACATCACCGGTTCGCAACCTGCATTTCGAAGAAGCAGCAGAACTGGCTTACTTCGGTGCGAAGATCCTGCATCCTACTTGTATTTTGCCTGCCAAGCTGAACAATATCCCGGTTCGTCTGCTGAACACCATGCAGCCGGAAGCTCCCGGAACGTTGATCTCCAACGAAACGGAAAAAGGAAAGATCAAGGCTGTTGCGGCAAAAGATAATATCATCTCCATCAAGGTAAAGAGCGGCCGTATGTTGCTGGCTACCGGTTTCCTGCGTAAGGTATTCGAAATCTTCGAAAACTACCAGACACCGATCGATATGGTTACCACTTCGGAAGTAGGTGTATCGGTAACGATTGACAACCGCAAGCATCTGGAAGAAATCGTAGACGACCTGAAGAAATACGGTACGGTTACGGTGGATGAAGATATGGTGATTGTTTGTGTGGTAGGCGACCTGGAATGGGATAACGTCGGCTTCGAAGCCCGTATCGTCCAGGCGATGAAGGATGTGCCGGTGCGTATGATCTCCTACGGAGGCAGCAACTACAATGTGTCGCTGCTGATCAAGTCGGCAGACAAGAAGAAAGCGCTCCAGGCGTTAAGCGATCACCTATTTAATAATTAA